The region GATCATCGACCAGGCCCGCGTTCCCGTGCTGGTGGATGCCGGCGTGGGCACGGCCTCGGACGCCGCCATCGCCATGGAGCTGGGCTGCGACGGCGTGCTCATGAACAGCGCCATCGCGCACGCGCAGAATCCCGTGCTGATGGCCCAGGCCATGAAGCTGGCCATCGAGGGTGGCCGCGCCGCCTTCCTGGCCGGGCGCATGCCCCGCAAGCTGTACAGCGCCATTCCCAGCTCGCCGACCGAAGGCGTAGTGCGGTGAGTACGCCTCGTCCCATCCCGAACGCGCTGACCATCGCCGGCGTCGACCCGTCGGGCGGCGCGGGCGTGCTGGCCGACATCAAGGCCATGAGCGCGCTGGGTGCGTACGGCTGCGGCGTCATCGCCGCGCTGACCGCGCAGAACACGCACGGCGTCACCGGCGTGGCGCCGGTACCGCCCGCCTTCGTCGGCCAGCAGATCGACACGCTGTTCGCGGACGTGCGCATCGACGCCACCAAGATCGGCATGCTGGGCCAGCAGCCGGTGATCCAGGTGGTGGCCGAGAAGCTGGCCCGCTGGCGCCCCACCGACCGGGCCTGGCACGTGGTGCTGGATCCCGTGATGGTCGCCAAGAGCGGCGACCTGCTGCTCGAACGCGACGCCGTGGGCGCCCTGCGCGAGGCGCTGCTGCCGCAGGCCACCATGCTGACACCCAATCTGCCTGAAGCCGGTGTGCTGCTGGAAGAGCGTCCGGTGGAGACGGTGAAGGAAATGCGCCGGGTGGCGGAACGCCTGCGCGAGAAGATGGCCTATGACGGGCGCCGCTGGGTCCTGCTCAAGGGCGGCCATCTGCCGGGTAACGACGTCATCGACCTGTTGCACGATGGCG is a window of Bordetella sp. N DNA encoding:
- the thiD gene encoding bifunctional hydroxymethylpyrimidine kinase/phosphomethylpyrimidine kinase; amino-acid sequence: MSTPRPIPNALTIAGVDPSGGAGVLADIKAMSALGAYGCGVIAALTAQNTHGVTGVAPVPPAFVGQQIDTLFADVRIDATKIGMLGQQPVIQVVAEKLARWRPTDRAWHVVLDPVMVAKSGDLLLERDAVGALREALLPQATMLTPNLPEAGVLLEERPVETVKEMRRVAERLREKMAYDGRRWVLLKGGHLPGNDVIDLLHDGDRMIELPGHRIDTANTHGTGCTLSAALAALLPQIDDVPEAARRAKAYLTEAIRHSGRLQAGDGHGPVHHFHAWW